The following are encoded together in the Daucus carota subsp. sativus chromosome 5, DH1 v3.0, whole genome shotgun sequence genome:
- the LOC108224113 gene encoding histone-lysine N-methyltransferase, H3 lysine-9 specific SUVH5: MVMSPVRDGDVSLVKQDRNFKPDSKRRKVDTRRPSGKYCGVGGVYDEECIVEIANKRAKVECLDHPGCDNGYNSECKDLISTKCGREVERFVGSRAIDGEVEEGEIVEEDIEGEVNVGSGKGIAESGKSEHSTEVEEGEIIEDAVSDYVEDVNGEGDDVEIDKPVDETGRNSNSWGMVCYNDRETNLPENKSASPRDVEGGIMKGDFNDSIEVVIGTGTEVEKDKKVHVTETNLKNQEMICYKEAETSLNSQEMVCYNAQSIKSCDYIMIDDPKKGTGHNLNGEINGSKMCSQGTKSVLRKQGKRVSDCAPTIATLSRFKAKADGSNNCPVEPKRSSVPKMNFAKRVSVLYGKGEGRDTLADKKLNNMSIVPHDGQETPIRKKVKETLNLFQQVLQKLLLGKEKVSQYTYVEAAMQVKEQGKWVNMDRRILGAVPGVEIGDKYHCRAELVIIGLHHPFAAGIDSMEVDGKKIAISIVASGRYANETEFPDVITYSGEGGNPAIKDRELKDQKLERGNLALKNSMDAETPVRVVRGYRAWKSFRAGDKKREKEATFTYDGLYVVSKYWQEKGRHGNLIYMFQLNRIKGQPKLTVNSLSSETSTISGSSANSSISRRSRKCKRILSKIGRSNPLNMPENCQTLITLGKAEVPRNPILVDDISYGKEKIAIRLVNDIDDAIPPVFNYIANMVYPHLRKSSTKTKSCQCMDGCSDSVKCSCVVKNRGKVPFNEDGAILRQKTIIYECGPSCKCPPSCNNRVSQLGIKFELEVFRTESVGWGLRSRDFIPSGSFICEYVGELLEDSQAEERSDCDDYLFNLGGNDEYTIDAGIYGNVGRFLNHSCSPNLYAQNVLYDHGDKRMPHVMLFATSDIPPLQELTFDYNYEIDSVYDANGNVKTKTCCCGAPDCSGRMY; this comes from the coding sequence ATGGTCATGAGCCCTGTAAGAGATGGCGATGTTTCTTTAGTGAAGCAGGATAGAAATTTTAAGCCAGACTCGAAGCGGAGAAAGGTTGATACAAGGAGACCTTCAGGGAAATATTGCGGTGTTGGTGGAGTTTATGATGAAGAGTGCATTGTAGAAATAGCGAATAAAAGGGCAAAGGTTGAGTGTTTAGATCATCCGGGATGTGATAATGGATATAATTCCGAGTGTAAGGATTTGATCAGCACAAAGTGTGGTCGGGAAGTTGAGCGTTTTGTAGGTTCTAGAGCGATAGACGGTGAAGTGGAAGAAGGAGAGATTGTGGAAGAAGATATTGAGGGTGAAGTTAATGTTGGAAGTGGAAAGGGTATTGCTGAATCTGGAAAGAGTGAGCACTCAACAGAAGTTGAAGAAGGGGAGATTATAGAAGATGCTGTTAGTGATTATGTTGAGGATGTAAACGGGGAGGGAGATGATGTTGAAATCGATAAGCCTGTGGATGAAACTGGAAGAAATTCGAACAGTTGGGGGATGGTTTGTTACAATGACAGGGAAACAAACTTGCCCGAGAATAAAAGTGCATCTCCAAGAGATGTCGAAGGAGGGATTATGAAAGGTGATTTTAATGACTCTATTGAAGTTGTAATTGGGACGGGTACTGAAGTTGAAAAGGATAAAAAGGTGCATGTGACGGAAACAAATTTGAAGAATCAGGAGATGATCTGTTACAAGGAGGCGGAAACAAGTTTGAATAGTCAGGAGATGGTTTGTTACAATGCTCAAAGCATCAAAAGCTGCGATTATATAATGATAGATGATCCCAAAAAAGGCACTGGGCACAACTTAAATGGCGAAATTAATGGTTCAAAGATGTGCTCCCAAGGTACAAAATCTGTTCTGAGGAAACAAGGAAAACGGGTTTCTGATTGTGCACCTACTATAGCTACCCTTAGTAGATTCAAAGCAAAGGCTGATGGTTCTAACAATTGTCCAGTCGAACCTAAAAGAAGTAGTGTGCCAAAAATGAATTTTGCTAAAAGGGTATCTGTTTTATATGGTAAAGGGGAAGGCAGAGATACTCTAGctgacaaaaaattaaataatatgagcATTGTTCCTCATGATGGCCAGGAAACTCCAATTCGCAAAAAGGTGAAggaaactttaaatctgttccAGCAGGTCTTGCAAAAGTTGTTACTAGGCAAAGAAAAGGTTTCACAATATACTTACGTAGAAGCTGCAATGCAAGTTAAGGAACAAGGGAAGTGGGTTAATATGGATAGGCGAATCTTGGGAGCTGTTCCAGGTGTTGAAATTGGGGACAAATATCACTGTAGGGCAGAACTTGTTATCATTGGCTTGCATCACCCGTTTGCTGCTGGTATAGATTCCATGGAGGTTGATGGGAAAAAGATTGCTATCAGCATCGTGGCCTCAGGTCGTTATGCTAATGAAACGGAATTTCCAGATGTTATAACTTATTCTGGTGAAGGAGGAAATCCAGCTATTAAAGACAGGGAGCTTAAAGATCAGAAACTTGAGCGAGGTAACCTTGCCTTAAAGAATAGCATGGATGCGGAAACTCCAGTAAGGGTTGTTCGAGGTTATCGAGCTTGGAAGTCGTTTAGAGCCGGGGACAAGAAGAGGGAGAAAGAAGCAACATTTACTTATGATGGTTTATATGTTGTGAGTAAGTATTGGCAAGAGAAAGGGAGACATGGGAATTTGATTTATATGTTTCAACTGAACAGAATAAAAGGTCAGCCAAAACTTACAGTAAATAGTTTGAGTTCAGAAACGTCCACAATATCGGGCAGTTCAGCAAATTCTTCTATATCTAGAAGATCAAGAAAATGCAAAAGAATATTAAGCAAGATTGGAAGATCTAACCCGTTGAACATGCCAGAAAATTGTCAAACATTGATCACGTTGGGAAAAGCTGAAGTCCCTCGCAATCCTATATTGGTAGATGACATTTCTTATGGGAAAGAAAAGATAGCTATACGCTTAGTTAATGACATTGATGATGCGATACCTCCTGTCTTTAATTATATAGCCAATATGGTATATCCACACTTGAGAAAATCCTCTACTAAGACAAAAAGTTGCCAGTGTATGGACGGGTGCTCCGATAGTGTCAAATGTTCTTGTGTTGTCAAAAATAGAGGTAAAGtaccatttaatgaagatggaGCGATCCTTAGACAAAAGACTATCATTTATGAGTGTGGTCCATCTTGCAAATGCCCCCCTTCTTGCAATAATAGAGTTAGCCAGCTTGGCATAAAGTTTGAGTTAGAGGTCTTTAGGACTGAGTCAGTGGGATGGGGCCTTCGGTCACGAGATTTTATACCGTCTGGAAGTTTTATCTGTGAATATGTAGGGGAGTTGCTAGAGGACTCGCAAGCTGAGGAAAGAAGTGATTGTGatgattatttgtttaatttaggAGGGAATGATGAATATACTATTGATGCAGGTATTTATGGGAATGTTGGAAGATTTCTCAATCACAGTTGTTCACCCAACTTGTATGCTCAAAATGTCCTCTATGATCACGGTGACAAGAGGATGCCTCACGTGATGCTATTCGCTACCAGCGATATACCTCCTTTACAAGAGTTGACTTTTGATTACAACTATGAAATAGATAGTGTTTATGATGCGAATGGAAATGTGAAGACCAAAACTTGTTGCTGTGGTGCTCCTGATTGTAGCGGACGAATGTATTga